The Orcinus orca chromosome 20, mOrcOrc1.1, whole genome shotgun sequence region CTTAAAAGGTTAAACAAAGACCTGCCATGTGGAAACACATATCCACATAAAAACTtacacatgaatgttcacagcagcataatTCATATTTGCCTTAAACTAAAAACAGTCTAATTGTCTACCACCTGGTGAATGGACAGACAAAATGCAGTAAGttcatacaatggaaaactatttagcattaaaaaagaacaacacGCTCAACATGGAGGAACCTAAAAGAAGGAAGCCAAATGCAAAAGACTTcatattgtataatttcatttataagaaATTCCCAGAAAACACAAATCCAGGACAGCAGATCAGTGGGACTGAGCAGGGACTGACTACAAACAGATATAATGTAACTTCTGGGGGGATGGAAGTGTTACAAAATTGGATTTTAGTGATAGTTGTACAACTCTGTAAGTGAAAATCTTTTGGGATACTTTCTAGTGGAAATGGAGTTTTCAGGCAGAGAACTAAGAAAGGGATTTCTCTATAACAGTGCTTTTCCAACTTTAGCAAgtataagaatcacctggaaaacCTGTTAAAACCCAGACACCCCAGATATCCTCCCATCCCAGATATGGATTCagaaggtctgggatggggcccacgactttgcatttctaagaagttccCAGAATACTCAGTAAAATTAGATTCCAAAGTCCCACCAGAGATCTATTACACAGCCTCTTCAGGAGAGGAGGGCCTGGGAATCCACACCTCTTACAGGGAGAGTCACCCCCGGTATccatccacaggggattggttccaggacaccctcaccccctgcccccgcagcggaaaccaaaatccatggatgctcaagacGCGTACATAAGATGCATAAAACCTACATACATCCTCCCATAcgctttaaatcatctctagattacttacaatacctaatacaatgtaaacacTGTGTAAATATTCAATAGCTACCAGTGAGTGGCAAActccagttttgctttttggaactttctggaattttttccatGGTTGAATCCATGCATTGGGCACCTGCGGACagagagggccaactgtataggGAGAATCCCATGCTGAATCTCATGGTTCAGCACTTCATGAACCACAACACTCTCATATACAATTAATTCCAGTAGTTTCAAGAGTAAAACTTGTGTGTTCCTGTTTTGAAAATGATAAAGTAAATGTCCTCTATTTTAAATGGTTCAAAATCAGAAGGGGTTCTGCCTTAGGCCTTTCTAAATAAAGTAATGTGCAGAGAAGTAAATTGTATTTATTCAAGGCATTCTAAATATGcctccacatttttaaaaaaaatttctcctttagAAATGTTTAGGCTACTTTTCAGGCTGAATCTAATTTTAACTCTGTTCAGATGCAAGATCACATGTCTTTCTGAATTCTTAACAGGGATGTGCAATTGTCTGATCCATAGGCTCACAATTCTGGCTACCACAGAAAACCCTCAGCAGCAGTGGTGCCATTTTTAATGGTTCAACTCAGTAACTACTGGAGTCCAATGCTCTGCTATCacagaagacacagacacagaagacCAGGCTCGTACTGGGAATTCACCATACTTTTTAGTATCATAAAAAACAATAGTACTAAACATCAGCGTGTGCGGGAACAGACGGGGGAAATTTTTACAGACGTAGGACTGTgttctagaaaaaaatgaaacagcgcttaaattattttcaatttctctgaTCACTATGGTTCAAAGGAGAGGGAGTGGTCTCGCACATCGTATGCCATGTTGCAGGAGCCAGAAAGAGCCAGGCTGAGTGCTTAGAAGAGCACACACGGGACTTCCCTAAGAGCACCTCACCTCACCGTTTCTTCAGATTCTGACTGAAatggcctggggtggggctcaaGCTCTCCAGAGGAAGGATTcaatgataaattatatttctaaagACAGTCACAACAATACTGTCCATCCCACAGGCTTCTCTGCAATGGCCCCTCTCCTAGCCCAGATTCCTGTTTAGACCCACAGAATGTGGAGGAAATGACAGCAAGTAACTTCTGAGGCTGGACCCTAAGAGAACGTCAGCTCTGCTTTCACTGCTTGGAATGCTTGCTCTTGGAATCCAGCTCCCAAGTAATGAAACCCAAGCTAAACAAGTGGTGAGAAAGCTACTTGGAGAGGGAGAGATCCTTGCCTCCTAGCCACGCCCACCAAGGTCCCTGTCCTGTGAGTGAAGCCATCTTAGATGTTCCACCCCCCCAATCACCATCAACTACAATCTCATGAAATGCCCCACCTGTGACCACACAGAGACGAACCAGCCAGCTGAGCCCTGCCTCAATTCCTGAGACACAGAATTATGAGCAAATATAAAATGGCTGTGTTCTAAAGCCATTAAGTTTTGGGGTAGGTTTTGTTACCTAACAATAGAGTATAAAAATAGGTTTCAAGTCTGCTCTCAAACGTTTTTCTAGGTAAATGGTGTGCAGACTGTAGTTAACATGTATGGACTTGGTCTCTATACACCTCAGGGGTGGGAGGAGTCTGAAATCTAGCTACCGGGGAAAGAAGATAAGTGTTCATAAGTCAGTCCCAATCTGCTTCACAGACTTTTTCACATCTGTCGGCAAAAGATTTTGTTGCTTCCCAAatagtatattaaaaaatcaagttacatgaatgttttatgtttttctaaagGCCAAATCAGACACAGGACTGCCACTGCACACCAACCTATCAATGTGATTCCACTCAAGAGTTTACTGAAACAGAAGGAACAAAAGACCCTAAAGACATAGCTTTCTACAGTATCATCCAGTCTGCTCTTTCCCTCTGTATACCGGCACCCCTGTCAATTTTACAATAGGGAAGAGAATTTAAACCCTATCACATCTAAGATGCGACCCATCACAAAGGCTGCACAAGCAGATGCTGACTCAGGcagattcaaattctggctttgttGTTTCCGGTCTATAAGATGGGAAGTTTGGCACTGAATGAGCACTCAAGAAATGTCAAGTTCATGTTtaccttctctcttccctcccaaaTCAATGCAACTGAACCTATAAAGTATTGCATAGCCCAAGGATTTTCTTGAACATCTAAGCAAACAcgataaagaaactgaatcacATATGGCTCAGTTCATAGTGCTCAGGGGAATTAAACATAAGTATCCAGGTACACTGAATAAATCTTACTGATCCAAGTACCATACAGGTATTACTATCCTTTCAAGTGTTTATAATTTCaacatttgagaaagaaaattagtGAAGTTGCTTCCATATTTGTAGACAGGTtgtccaaaaatttttaaatgacagagcAGATAACTTAGCTGCCAGAGAACAGGCCAGTCTTGTCTAGAGATAGATCCTTAAAAGGAGAAGTGCAGAGATGAGCTCTGAGCCTAAAGCAGCTATGCAAGTCTTAATGATCCCAACTCAAAACTGAGAGCTGCCTAGTGAACACTTCAGTGCTGGGAAGTAACAAGTCCTTGAGTTTATGGCTTGAGAGAGAGGAAGGCTTTGGTTGAAACAGGACAAATAGTCTTCATATTCAGAAGGATGCTAACAGGTAGAGGAGCTTAGTTCTGCCAGGGTTTAGGAGACCAAAGATTCCCAATATGATCCCTGATTCTTATATAAGGTAGTAAGTTGAATCTTCTACTCTAACTGGCATCAAATTGATACTGGCAGCCTCCTACTATTTATAGCCCAGTCTTCACCTGTCTCTGTTATACTGAAATTTCCTCACCCTTATAGTCACCTGAACCACAGAACCAGAAAAATAAGACTGTATGTGCTTTCAGGTCTCAACTTAATATGATTTGCTCAAATCTTATAATGTCTGCTCTATGAACTGTGAAAtctcaattttattatttaggGACTACTCACTCACCCTCCTCTCAGGTACAGTAGTTGAACTTGAGGCAGCAGTGAAGGACTTAGAAATCTTCGGCTGAAGGCAAATAAATGGAAGAATACTGTTGCAAGGTTCTTAGCCTATCCATGAAGTAGTATAAGACTAACTGAAGATACACTAtggtaaattaaaaatgtataatgtaAAACCTATAGCAACccctaaaacaaaaataagccaaAGAGGTAAAAAGCTAACAAGCTCACAGTggagataaaatagaataaaaaattctctTAGTCCAAATGAAGTCAAGCAAAgaggataaaaagaaacaaagaacagagacagaaaacaagcaAGACGGTCAACTTAAACCCAATCATACTGATAACTGCATTAAATGCAAACATTCCAGTTAAAAGGCAAAGATAGTCTGGATAAAAGCAACACAAAATTGTATGTTTTCTCTAAGAAACCCATTTTAAACAAGAAGATAcagatagattaaaagtaaaaggatagaaaaagataacCATGtgaacactaatcaaaagaaaggtggagtggCTACAATTATTGCTGGAGATTTTAACACTCCGCCCTCTATCATTGAtaaaacaagtagacagaaaatcagtataGTTCCAGAAGACCTGAAAAACACCATCAACCAAATTGACCTAACTGACATTGATAGAAGATCTACTCAAGAACAGCAGAAAAcgcattcttttcaaatgcatgtTGAATGTTCAGCAAACTAAAACATATTGAgtcacaaaacaaatctcaaaacAATTTAAGAGGATTcaagtcatacaaagtatgttctctgatcacAACAGAATTAAACTAAAAACCAATACCAGAAAGTTATCTGGAAAATCCCTAAATATCTGGCAATTAAATATGAtacttctaataacctataagttttagggggaaaaaaaatcacaaaaaattagaaaatatattgaaatgaatgaaaataaaagcacaatatatcaaaatttatagaattcacaatatttttaaacagttaaataaaatagtgggtttttttatttgttttcagcaAAACatgctcttattttatttttatctcagcaAATGTTCTCATTTGGCACCTGACCGGCATCAAACCAAAGCCCTTAGGCCAACAGGCGTGGCGTGAGACCATCTGCAAACTTCCCATGTGTAGGTCTCAATGGCTATGCGCGTCAGAGCACCTGTTCCACTCTCTGGTCCCTTAGGGTGGCCTAAAGGTCTCAGGTGCACTATGCCGGCCACGAGGTAGTGGAAAAGTTGTGACACTGCAATCTGCTGGGATAGGAAGACAAGCAGCGCGTTGAAAGCAAGTTCTTTTCTCAGGCGACAGATATCCAGATAGGGTCCCGATCATGCTTATTCAACATACTCCGGTCTGCCTGGGCTGGAATGAAGAAAGAGCCATCCTCCCCAGCGCAACTGGGGAGGAGACACAAGCGGGCTTACACTTTTTAGAGCTCAAGCATCTAAGGAAGTCTTGTCTGGGCAGATGGGGCAGTAAGCTCTCACGTCAGCACTGCTGGCCAGGGGAGATCCGAGTCCAGCTTTGCAGCCTTTGCACAGTGGGTACTTTCCCAGGAGCCATGAAAATACTCAGAGCCCATCAGGACATTTTACTTATATGCAGTTTCCAACTGTCAGAGGAGTTCAGGACTGTCTGGCCTTCTCAGGATCCTTCTCAGGATCTCAATTCAAGATTAGCTATTCAAAGCATGAAATAAGAGGGGATACATTTTAAGAATCAAGGCTGCTCTTTTTAGCCCTGCTGAGGGAACCATTTCAGAGATGACTGATAGAGAGAAAGCTGGGCACCCAGCAGGGCACAAGCTGGCTTTCAGACCCAGAATTCTCCTCTGGTGCAGCAGGACCTCAGCCTGGGGTCCCGCATTCTAGCTTATCTTCTGCGAGGCTAGTTGACCCGGCAGGCACGGATCATGAGCAGCTGCAGGAGAATGAAGACCGGAGACGTGATCAGGCCGAACCAGAGCTCCCGAGTCGGCTCCACCAGCTTCCGGCACAACAACATCTCGAAGACGAACTTCAGGCTAAGAACCGTGAGGAACCAGAAAAGGCGGAGCATGGCCAGCCGCTTCTCTCCATCCTGAAAGAGGCGCACGGAGATGATAGTGGTGATGTAGGTGCTGAGCCCGTCAGCGGCGAAGAAGGGCACGAACACGTTCCACCAGGAGAGGCCGGGAGCCAGGCCGTCCACACGCAGGGCCAGCAGCACGGAGAACACCAGCAGGGCCAACAGGTGCACGAAGATCTCGAAGGTAGCGAGGCCCAGCCACTGCACCAGCTCCCGGAGCGAGAAAAGCATCGCGCCGGTTGAGCGCGGCCGATGGTCCCACCCGTCAGGCTGCGCCGCCACTCCCCAGGGGCCTCGCTGGCGCCTGCCGCTGTCGCTGCCGCGGCCAGCGAGAGGCAGAAAGCGGCCCCGCCTGACCCGGCCCTCGGCCCCAGTATGCAGCCGATCCCCCGGCCCACGCCCGGTACCCAGCACTGGCCGCCAGCCGACGACCACCTTGCTCGGATGCCATGCCCCGCCGGGCGCGGCCCAAGGGCCTAAAATAGTGTTTATAGGGAAATTCATGgctttaaatgcttattttagaaaagaagaaaggtctaaaaTCAGTGATTTAAACTTCAAGCTTTAGAAGctaggaaaagaagagcaaattaaactgaaagaaggaagaaataaaaagcagaaatcaacaaaatagaagagagaaaaacaatagattcaatcaatgaaaccaaaagctggttcactgaaacaattaataaaattgataaatctctagGCAGACTaatcagaaaaaagagaagacacaaatttccAAAGTCAGGAATGAAAGACGGGTAAACATTCTTACAGCCgctaaaagtataaagaaatatgACAAACAACTTCTTGCtgataaattcaacaacttagatgaaatggacaaattacatgaaaaagacaaaactactaAAGCTTATTTGATAAGAAACAAATAAACTGAATAGCCCTATACctgttaaagaaattaaatttttagttaaacttttctaaaaagaaaattccaggcccagaagactttactggtgaattctatcaaacatttaagaaaaaaaaaatactacacaaCATCGTccaggaaatagaaaagaaacacttCCCAAATCACTGTATGAGGCCAATATTACTggtaccaaaacaagacaaaaacattacttgaaaagaaaattacaaatactCCTTATAAGCATAAAAGTAAAAATCCTTagcaaaattttaacaaattgaaatgaataacatataaaaagaataatatatcatgACCAATTGGATTCTTTTACTCTTAGAAAACAATGTtatccaccatattaacagaataaaggagaaaaatcttatGATCATCACAACAGATGCAGAacaagcatttgacaaaactcaacagcCACTGAAAATAACAACTCTCAGCAAaccagaaatagaaggaaactttatgaaacagctagcatcatacttaatAATGGGAGACTGAATGCTTCCTCCTAAGGCTGGGAACAAGCCAAAGATGCCtgtctcactacttctattcaacattgtactgtagATCCTAGCCACTGCAATGAAGTAATAAAGCATACAGATttaaaaagaagtagtaaagctgtctTGATTCGCAGATTATGTAGTTATGTGTGTAGAAAGTTCTATGGACTACACAAAAGCTACTAGAACCAGCAAGTTAACTTAGCAAGGCCataagatacaaaatcaacacacaaaaatcaatcataTTTATATGGCAATAAACTATAGGAaaatgaagttttttaaaaaaatattttccttatttatttatttatggctgtgttgggtcttcgttgttgcgcgtgggctttctctcgttgcaacgggagagggctgctcttcgttgcagtgcgcgggcttctcttgcggtggcttctcttgttgtgcagcacgggctccaggcacgtgggcttcagtagttgtggcatgtgggctcagtagttgtggctcacaggctctagagcacaggctcagcagttatggcgcacaggcttacttgctccgcagcatgtgggatcttcctggaccaggactcaaacccgtgtcccctgcactggccggcggattcttaaccactgcaccaccaggaaagtcccggaaaatgaagtttttaaaagtacTCTCaacagatatgacaccaaaagcacaggcaacaaaaataaaaacagataagtTAGACACATCAAGATTTAAAAcctctgtgcatcaaaggacacaacaGAGTGAAATagcaacctacggaatgggagaaaatatttgcaaatcatatatctaataaggggttaatatccagaatatataaagaacttctacaactcaacaaaaaacaaatagcccaatttaaaaatagaagacttgaacagaatttctccagagaagatatatggatagtcaacaagcacatgaaaagatgcttaacatcactaatgattagggaaatacaaattaaaaccacaatgacctATCACCCTACACCTGTTAGGATGTCTATTATCCAAAAGACAAGACATAACAAATGCTAGTAAGGATGTGGATTAAAGAGAAGCCTCGTACATTGTCggagggaatgtaaactggtgcagccactgtggaaaacagtatggcagtttctcaaaaaattaaaaataaaattaccatatggtccagcaatacCACTTCCTTGTATACatacaaaagaactgaaaacaaggtctcaaagagatatttgtatatccgtgttcacagcagcattattcacaatagtcaaaatatGGGAGCAACGCAAGTGTCCATCGAtgaatgaatggttaaacaaaatgtgatatgtgTGCAACAGAATATTAATCAGccttaaaatggaaagaaactctGGCACTTGCTATAAATGGACAAACTCTGAGGATAtcaagctaagtgaaataagccaggttacagaaagacaaacaccatatgatgtAGCAAAGACAAACACTTACATGCGGTAGCAAGAGTAGTCAAATGTATAGAAACAGAAGTACAATGGTGGTTtccaagggctgggggagggagaaatggggagttgttgtttaatgggcacagagtttctgtttttcaagatgaaaaagttctggaaattggtcacacaacaatatgaatatacttaCCACTACTGAACTGAACccttaaaagtggttaagatggtaaattttgttatgtgtatgttcaccacaattaattttttaaaataattttaatgtgaaattcttagagataaatgtttaaaaatgtgtgCAAGACCTTTATTCTAAAACTGTAAAAGATGGCTGAGAGAGATTAAAGATCACTTAAATAAATGTAGAGAAAATCACTTTCATGGATTGGAGGTTGcaatattaaaattcattcataaatttcactcaatcccaatcaaaattcctgTAGGCTTTTTTCCTAGAAACATATAAGCTGATTCTGAAATgtatatggaaattcaaaggatTGAGAATACTCTAAACAATAATTTCAAAGAATAAGGTAGAGGATTTACAATATCAATatttgatttcaagacttactataacaCCACAATAATCAAAAGAGTGTGGAATttgcataaggacagacatatagagcAGGACAGAATACAGTCCAGAAGTAGGCCCACAGATATATGGTGACtagtttctcttcttttccttattcctttctttcttatttcggtaacactggtttataacatatataagtttcatgtgtacaacttTATATTTCTACATCTGTATACACTAtagcatgctcaccaccaaaaatttagttgcCCTCTGTCACCATATAGTTGATCACTTTTACCAATTttgcccttcccctctcctctgcctcttcttctctggtaaccactaatctgttctctgtatctacgcgCTGGTCTTCctttggtttgttctttttttttttttttttttttaatttatttattttttgcggtacgcgggcctctcactgttgtggtctctcccgctgcgaagcacaggctccggacgcgcaggctcacgggcccagccgctccgcggcacgtgggatcttcccgtaccggggcacgaacccatgtcccctgcatcagcaggtggactctcaaccactgcgccaccagggaagcccctggtttgttcattttgtttgtttattcttcatgttctacatatgagtgacatcatacagtacttgtctttctctgacttatttcacttagcataatactctcaagGTCCATCGATATTgtagcaaatggcaagatttcatcttgttttatggttgagtagtattccattgtatatataccacatcttctttatctgtaaatagAGTTTTTACAAAGGTTCCATGATAATTCAATAGGGGAAAGCACAGTATTTTCAACATTTGGTGCTGAAACAACTAGGGGGAAAAATGAACTATGAAAGCAAAGACAAGGCTTGTACatcaaaaactacaaaacagctgaaagaaatcaaggaaggtctaaaaaactggaaagacatcccatgttcatacACTAGAAGACTTTAatgttgttaagatgtcaatactccccaaattgatctagagattcaatgcaatccctatcaaaatcccaagtgcctttttcacagaaatggataaactgatcctaaaattcaaagGAAATTGAAAGCAACCTCAAAAAgccaaaagaatcttgaaaaagaagaacaaagttgaaggactcatacttcctgacttcaaaattaactacaaagctatagtaatcataACAGTATTGGCATAAGGATAAACACATAGACCaaaggaatagaattgagagtatAGAAGTAAACCCAAATATCTATGGCTgattgacaagggtgccaagaccattcaactGAGAAAGAACAGTGTTtccaataaatgatgctggaacaactggatatccccatgcaaaaaaatgaagatgGACCCCTACCGCACACtacagacaaaaattaactcaaaagggaTCAAacacctaaaactataaaactcttggaagtaAACCCAGGTGAATCTCTCTGACCTTAAATTAGACAACAATTTCTTAAAAGtacaagaaacaaatgaaaaaaacaaattaagcttcaccaaaatttaaaacttttgtgcctcaaaggacactatcaagaaaatgaaaagccaacAGAATGGGTAAATTTtggcaaatcatgtatctgataagggactaggatccaaaatatatacagaaagcttacaattcaacaacaaaaaaacaaacaatccaaataaaaaattgtccaaggacttgaatagacatttctccaaagaagatatacaaaggggcaacaaatgagaaaacatgcCTGACatccttagggaaatgcaaatcaaaaccacaatgagataccacttcacaaccacaaggatggctattatcaaagaaacagataataacaagtactggaaaggatgcagagaaatcagAATCCTCATGCACTGTGGGTAGGAATATAATATGGTGGagtttctttggaaaataatctGGAGTTTCTCAGAAAAGACCAAACATagtaaccatatgacccagcaatttcaatCCAAGGTATATGCACaggtgaaatgaaaacatatgtccacacaaaaacttgtacttgAATGTCCTTAGCAACATTGTTTTTAATgcccccaaagtggaaacaatgcaaatgtaaatcaacagatgaatggatagacaaaatccattggaatatacaatggaatatcattcagccacaaaaaggaatgaagtactgatatatgctacaatatgaatgaaccttgaaaacattatgctaagtgaaagaaatcagacacaaaaaaaccacatattgggcttccctggtggcgcagtggttgagagtccgcttgccgatgcaagggacacgggttcgtgccccggtccgggaagatcccacatgccacggagcggctggacccgtgagccatggccgctgagcctgcgcgtccggagcctgtgctccgcaacgggagaggccacaacactgagaggcccgcgtatcgcaaaaaaaaacccaaaaaacaagaaaaccacaTATTACATggttccatttttataaaatgtccaggataggcaAATATATACaggtagaaagtagattagtagttgtcTAGGCCTGGGGTAAGATTGAGAGAAACAGAGTTACTGCTAATGGttatggggtttctttctggggtaatgaaaatgttctaaaatttactGTGGTGATAACTGCACAACTCTCttaatacactaaaaaccactgaattgtacattttaaatgggtgattggtatggcatgtgaattacatctcaatatagcagttaaataaaaaaaaagtcaagggagAAATCGGAGCTGGAGAGATGAATTTTGGAGTTATCAGCATATGTACAGTACTTATAACATTAGCCTCAAAAACTTCTCCAGGGTTGCGCTATACAAAAGAATGAGAAGTGGTCCAAGGACTAAGCCTCTATGTCCTTCAGCATTAGAGGTAGAATGATAAGGAGGAATCAGCAAAGGAGATAACATCAGtgagagaggcaggaagaaaacCAGGTAAGCGTGGTATCCTGGAAGCAAGTGAACAAAGTGTTTCAAGGAGACCAACTTGTCAAATGATTCTGGCTTCCCCAAACTGAGAACTGAGAAGGGACTACTGATTTAGCAACATGAAGGTTCTCGGTGACCTCGAGAAGAGCAGTTCTGATAGAAAAGTGAGGGCAAATACATGATTACAGTGGGATCAAGGAGattggaaggagaaaaatcagagaATCAAGAAAAGAGAATTCTTAAGGAGTCTGCTCAAGAAGGAAGTAGAGAAACGGGTTGGTATCTGGAGGAAAAGTATAATCAAGAGAATCTATGGTTGCTGTTTTCAAGATGAAAGAAACACCAACAGTTTTATGCTGATAGGAATGTGCCACTAGAGAAGTAACTTTtaagagagaggggaggaaggctGGAGCAACACTCTTGACTCAGCAAAGAGGAACGAAACCTAGTGCGCAAGTGGAGGCCTTGGGCTTTGCTGGGAGCATGGACGGCAAACACCTACTAAATACAGGAAAGGGGAAATAGCACAGATGCAATTAGGTGCATAGATACGGCGGTGAGCGCCAATAATGTTTTCTCGATGAAACAGGAAGTAAGGTCATCAGCAAAGGCTGAGAAGGGACTTttgagaagagaggagaaggTCTGGAACAATCCTCTAGGAGGGCAGGAGAATGAATAAACTGTAGAAATACAGCAGGATTCCCAGGCAGCACTAAGGGTCTCC contains the following coding sequences:
- the LOC101284506 gene encoding transmembrane protein 203-like — protein: MNFPINTILGPWAAPGGAWHPSKVVVGWRPVLGTGRGPGDRLHTGAEGRVRRGRFLPLAGRGSDSGRRQRGPWGVAAQPDGWDHRPRSTGAMLFSLRELVQWLGLATFEIFVHLLALLVFSVLLALRVDGLAPGLSWWNVFVPFFAADGLSTYITTIISVRLFQDGEKRLAMLRLFWFLTVLSLKFVFEMLLCRKLVEPTRELWFGLITSPVFILLQLLMIRACRVN